The following are encoded in a window of Psychrobacter sp. P11F6 genomic DNA:
- a CDS encoding sensor histidine kinase — MNNRPSQTIPTLIWRSVVQAIILAVLAGFLMSIVYGLLYHYKEKRQHIQQLATMLTTSASTADGADIVAEQVRFLLESEPSIRSILFYSTPKPIDEVNQSRDDWKNALFADTVSFNYPVTSDDIGDDSALNTLNSSQQSSTTLSNSEQESSASSEANKNSALVGYINLTLDVNTLRSHWFRSNILLWLITTILTVLWVLYILRKLKWPIRDIEALKEVCHIVVKNPELEQLPVIPQLFEFQELVQIKQTLAVLFDRLQKVQQDYEALAIFEQQLHNKDVSLDVQLHNFQSMITHELKTSLNAIVGGLQLLDYDTLNREQKDAVEIISDGSDKLVSSLDHIIQLNQIQKGQMSINRIAFNPLQLIADLLAEYEPIARQKRLELISRIHHIDYGLEGDAEKIKQILSILLSNAIKFTPAGQVTITSQLTHFDKSNRWQISVKDTGIGIDSTHIDDIFNPFFQVDSSQTRQYEGSGVGLPVVKQMAQLMGATIEVDSTLGSGTQFMLTISMTNKQQSRQQHLLAGLTIIYYYYHEVGFLAKELERLGAMVIYRQHEALVIEEMSIKQVNMVMFAEDIFPSKAESLAKRIRQFESEHRALLVYWYPPHRAKQLDSFEHGLKAAGVDYCYSATYKDKALSDLLKRWLVWT, encoded by the coding sequence ATGAACAACCGTCCCTCTCAAACCATCCCTACGCTTATTTGGCGTTCTGTCGTACAAGCCATTATTTTGGCTGTGTTGGCAGGCTTCTTGATGTCTATCGTTTATGGTTTGTTATACCACTATAAAGAGAAGCGTCAGCATATCCAGCAATTGGCTACCATGTTGACCACCAGCGCATCGACAGCCGATGGTGCTGATATCGTGGCTGAGCAAGTGAGATTCTTGTTAGAAAGTGAACCCAGCATTAGAAGTATTTTATTTTATTCAACACCCAAACCTATTGATGAAGTTAATCAATCCAGAGATGATTGGAAGAATGCCTTATTTGCAGATACTGTCAGCTTCAATTATCCCGTTACCAGTGACGATATCGGTGATGATAGCGCGCTAAATACGTTAAACAGCAGTCAGCAATCGTCCACGACTTTATCAAATAGTGAGCAAGAATCGTCAGCGTCTAGTGAGGCCAATAAAAATAGCGCGTTAGTTGGATATATTAATCTCACTTTAGATGTGAACACCCTACGTTCACATTGGTTTCGAAGCAATATATTGCTATGGCTCATTACCACGATATTGACGGTACTTTGGGTATTGTACATTCTGCGCAAACTCAAATGGCCAATCAGAGATATTGAAGCTTTGAAAGAAGTCTGTCACATCGTTGTAAAAAACCCAGAGCTTGAGCAGTTACCAGTGATTCCACAGCTTTTTGAATTTCAGGAACTGGTGCAAATCAAGCAAACTTTGGCTGTATTGTTTGATCGTTTACAGAAAGTCCAACAAGATTATGAGGCGCTTGCTATTTTTGAGCAGCAATTACACAACAAAGACGTATCACTCGATGTGCAGCTGCATAACTTTCAAAGCATGATCACCCATGAGTTGAAAACCTCGCTAAATGCTATCGTAGGCGGTTTACAGCTGTTAGATTACGATACCCTCAATAGAGAACAAAAAGATGCGGTTGAAATTATCAGTGACGGTAGTGATAAATTGGTGTCGTCGCTTGATCATATTATTCAATTGAATCAAATACAAAAAGGTCAGATGAGTATTAATCGTATTGCGTTCAATCCACTGCAGTTAATCGCCGATCTGTTGGCAGAATATGAGCCTATTGCTCGGCAAAAAAGGCTAGAGTTGATCAGCCGTATTCATCATATAGACTATGGTCTGGAAGGGGATGCGGAAAAAATAAAACAAATATTATCGATATTACTGAGTAATGCGATTAAGTTTACTCCAGCGGGGCAGGTGACTATTACGTCGCAATTGACTCATTTTGATAAAAGCAATCGCTGGCAAATCAGTGTGAAAGATACAGGTATTGGTATCGATAGCACTCATATCGATGATATTTTTAATCCGTTTTTCCAAGTGGATTCATCACAAACTCGTCAATATGAAGGCTCAGGTGTTGGTTTGCCAGTCGTCAAGCAAATGGCTCAGCTGATGGGCGCTACTATAGAAGTCGATAGTACGTTAGGGTCAGGTACCCAATTCATGCTGACCATATCGATGACCAATAAACAGCAGTCTCGGCAGCAGCATTTATTGGCTGGATTGACTATTATTTACTATTATTATCATGAAGTTGGGTTTTTAGCGAAGGAGCTAGAGCGTTTAGGCGCGATGGTCATTTATCGTCAGCATGAAGCACTGGTTATAGAGGAGATGAGTATAAAACAGGTGAATATGGTGATGTTTGCGGAAGATATTTTTCCAAGTAAAGCTGAGTCGTTAGCCAAGCGTATTCGTCAATTTGAAAGTGAACATCGGGCTTTATTGGTATATTGGTATCCACCACATCGAGCGAAGCAGTTAGATAGCTTTGAGCATGGTTTGAAAGCAGCTGGTGTCGATTACTGTTATAGCGCCACTTATAAAGATAAAGCATTAAGCGACTTGCTTAAGCGCTGGTTGGTATGGACGTAA
- a CDS encoding D-alanyl-D-alanine carboxypeptidase family protein, with amino-acid sequence MTVKRVKNQLVQLVVGVSISMSAVMANAAIQPPEMDNTAYVLMDYNTGEILAQKNANESLPPASLTKMMTSYIIEQRLASGDLKEDDQVIMSPNAWCRGSSSQSCMYVPVNKSASVIDMLRGIIIQSGNDASKAMAEHIAGSEASFAILMNEQAEKLGMKNTHFVNSTGMPDEGHEASALDLAKLSRAIIKNSGDYYGIYAEKEFTYNGITQGNRNALLATDPTVDGLKTGHTDAAGYCLAASSNRDGMRLISVIMGTESQQARADQSRELLNWGFGHFTTVTKAPAGQFVSKVPVWFGEADEVELVTADNLQILTSKTQKNKITTVVDIPESLEAPIKKGQEIGKMMAVIDGKAVASVPIIATSDIEQSGFMSRTWQRVVRWAQNLF; translated from the coding sequence ATGACAGTAAAGCGTGTAAAAAATCAGCTGGTGCAGCTGGTAGTCGGTGTGAGTATCTCTATGAGTGCAGTGATGGCAAACGCAGCCATCCAGCCGCCTGAGATGGATAATACCGCCTATGTATTGATGGATTATAATACTGGTGAGATTTTGGCACAAAAGAACGCCAATGAGTCGCTACCGCCAGCGTCTTTGACAAAAATGATGACCAGTTACATCATTGAGCAGCGCTTAGCATCAGGCGACCTTAAAGAAGATGACCAAGTCATAATGAGTCCAAATGCTTGGTGTCGTGGTAGTAGCAGCCAGTCTTGCATGTATGTGCCGGTAAATAAATCTGCGAGTGTTATCGACATGCTACGCGGTATTATTATTCAATCAGGTAATGACGCCTCAAAAGCTATGGCGGAGCATATCGCTGGTAGCGAAGCCTCATTTGCTATCTTGATGAATGAGCAAGCGGAAAAGCTTGGTATGAAAAACACCCATTTCGTCAACTCTACTGGTATGCCTGACGAAGGGCATGAGGCATCAGCACTAGATTTGGCCAAATTGTCACGCGCTATTATCAAGAATAGCGGCGACTATTATGGTATTTATGCAGAAAAAGAGTTCACCTATAACGGTATTACTCAAGGTAACCGTAATGCTCTACTTGCAACCGACCCAACCGTTGATGGTCTAAAAACTGGCCACACTGATGCCGCAGGCTATTGCTTAGCGGCTTCAAGCAATCGTGATGGCATGCGCTTGATTTCTGTGATTATGGGAACAGAGAGCCAGCAAGCACGTGCCGATCAATCACGTGAGCTGCTCAACTGGGGCTTTGGCCACTTCACTACTGTCACCAAAGCACCTGCCGGACAATTCGTCAGCAAAGTTCCGGTCTGGTTCGGTGAAGCTGATGAAGTCGAGCTAGTTACTGCGGATAATTTGCAAATTCTAACCAGCAAAACGCAAAAAAATAAAATCACGACTGTGGTAGATATTCCTGAGAGCCTAGAAGCACCCATCAAAAAAGGTCAAGAAATTGGCAAAATGATGGCCGTTATTGATGGTAAAGCGGTGGCTTCAGTGCCTATTATAGCGACCAGTGATATCGAGCAATCAGGCTTTATGAGCCGCACTTGGCAGCGTGTCGTACGTTGGGCACAAAATCTGTTTTAG
- a CDS encoding MCR_0457 family protein, translated as MKNQSILSIASVIAKTASKISLAGLVTSVAMLSQASFAANNSATTIPLDMSGINVTKHEIAVMQVLSEICPPMLNGKQKQRFYKSYNVQLHELMPSLEDPKAAIQYLSTQQDYRQILQGIRSWTMGFSKQDNKALCEDLANAEYQ; from the coding sequence ATGAAAAATCAATCGATATTATCTATAGCTTCTGTGATAGCAAAGACGGCGTCCAAAATTAGTCTTGCAGGACTGGTAACCTCTGTTGCTATGCTGTCTCAAGCATCCTTTGCGGCGAATAATTCTGCTACAACCATACCTCTAGATATGTCTGGCATCAATGTTACCAAGCATGAAATTGCGGTCATGCAAGTGCTATCAGAGATATGTCCACCGATGCTCAATGGCAAACAAAAACAGCGCTTTTATAAATCTTATAACGTGCAGCTTCACGAGTTGATGCCGTCTTTAGAAGATCCAAAAGCAGCGATTCAATATCTATCCACTCAGCAAGATTATCGCCAGATATTACAAGGCATTCGTAGCTGGACAATGGGCTTCTCTAAACAAGACAACAAAGCTCTATGCGAAGATTTGGCGAATGCTGAATACCAGTAG
- the surE gene encoding 5'/3'-nucleotidase SurE, producing MKFLISNDDGVYAPGLLALYQALSAIAEVVVVAPNSEQSGCASALSLSMPLYTHRLDSGFIAVNGSPADCVHLALHELYPDTRFDCVITGINSGANLGQDVLFSGTFGAALTAQLFGIPAIATSLVGGGVKGEGQEQTSHYQMAAAEIVKLLIETPILDACKNLPYHVLNVNIPDVDSADEIKGRKITALGHRQIARPVHHVVDPRGRDAYWLSLRKRPHELPLETEDLQSSATDMTDDQAVAAGYISLSPVRLHHTPADTLKTLSALML from the coding sequence ATGAAATTTTTAATTAGTAATGATGATGGGGTTTATGCACCAGGGTTATTGGCATTATATCAAGCCCTGTCTGCTATTGCAGAGGTGGTAGTGGTTGCGCCAAATAGTGAGCAAAGTGGCTGCGCGAGTGCTTTGAGCCTATCGATGCCATTATATACTCATCGATTGGATTCTGGTTTTATAGCGGTAAATGGTTCGCCCGCGGACTGTGTACATTTGGCACTGCATGAGTTGTATCCTGATACGCGTTTTGATTGTGTGATTACTGGTATCAATTCTGGTGCCAATCTTGGTCAAGACGTTTTATTTTCAGGTACCTTTGGTGCTGCATTAACCGCACAGCTCTTTGGAATACCTGCCATTGCGACCTCCCTAGTGGGCGGCGGCGTCAAAGGAGAAGGGCAAGAGCAGACCAGTCATTATCAAATGGCGGCAGCTGAAATTGTTAAATTATTGATAGAAACACCGATATTAGATGCTTGCAAAAATTTGCCCTATCATGTATTAAACGTTAATATTCCTGATGTGGATAGTGCTGATGAGATCAAAGGTCGGAAAATAACGGCGTTAGGGCACCGTCAGATTGCGCGTCCTGTACATCATGTGGTCGATCCACGTGGGCGTGATGCTTATTGGTTGTCGCTACGTAAACGCCCACATGAGTTGCCATTAGAAACTGAAGATTTGCAGTCCTCTGCAACAGATATGACGGATGATCAAGCGGTAGCGGCGGGTTATATCAGTTTATCACCAGTGCGCCTGCATCATACGCCAGCAGACACGCTTAAAACGCTGTCGGCGTTAATGCTATAA
- a CDS encoding M23 family metallopeptidase, with protein sequence MKKLIAGSRFATVALIGTLTAATLMMVGCATKPTYQSANQAGPKIITNAQGVPNYHRVQRGDTVSQIAERYRLSYRQIGSLNGLDSKYTIYSGQWLKLWQGTPADNNRYNAPTTTQPTYTPPVTSVPNNSSQSPVYEVTANATSGYEYPSRNQVTRNFDAAAGTMGMWFAGNIGDPVLASQSGTVLYSGDGLPEYGNLIMIRHSDNYITAYAHNSQLLVKEGDAVQRGQRIANMGNSGQTNQVGLEFQVRLNGNPIDPRAVLGR encoded by the coding sequence ATGAAGAAGCTTATTGCTGGATCGCGCTTTGCAACAGTGGCATTGATAGGTACTTTAACAGCAGCAACGTTAATGATGGTGGGCTGTGCAACCAAGCCTACTTACCAATCAGCCAACCAAGCGGGACCTAAGATTATTACCAATGCACAAGGCGTTCCTAACTACCATCGAGTACAGCGTGGCGACACAGTCAGCCAAATTGCTGAGCGCTATCGTCTCAGTTACCGTCAAATCGGTTCGCTCAATGGTTTGGACAGCAAATATACGATTTATAGTGGTCAATGGCTCAAGCTGTGGCAAGGTACGCCAGCCGACAACAATCGTTATAACGCGCCTACAACGACACAGCCAACGTACACACCACCTGTAACGAGCGTGCCTAACAATAGCTCACAAAGCCCTGTATACGAAGTGACGGCTAACGCAACGTCAGGCTATGAATATCCAAGTCGCAATCAAGTGACCCGTAACTTTGATGCGGCAGCGGGCACGATGGGTATGTGGTTTGCTGGTAATATCGGTGATCCCGTACTTGCTAGCCAATCTGGCACGGTACTGTACTCTGGCGATGGTCTGCCAGAGTATGGCAATCTTATTATGATTCGTCATAGTGATAATTACATCACCGCTTATGCGCATAATAGTCAGCTACTGGTCAAAGAAGGCGATGCTGTACAGCGCGGTCAGCGCATTGCAAACATGGGTAACAGTGGCCAAACCAATCAGGTCGGCTTAGAGTTCCAAGTGCGCTTAAATGGCAATCCTATTGATCCACGTGCGGTACTGGGGCGTTAA